A single window of Nicotiana sylvestris chromosome 5, ASM39365v2, whole genome shotgun sequence DNA harbors:
- the LOC104228734 gene encoding uncharacterized protein → MSTVTSTPAAAAYSSQYNYLNGTYFPTPFHLQQQPSQPYIGPAPPVYSAPVSVPGVYTLPQYQQAQQLFQRVAQTITPEAIENVKAALANSEIEQKAEAKKKAVPRKAAGQTWEDPTLADWPENDYRIFCGNLGNEVNDDVLLKAFSRFPSFNMARVVRDKRTGKTKGYGFVSFSNPSDLVTALKEMNGKYVGNRPVQLRKSKWQDRIDYEALEKQKNVSPKKPKLPKKSVLHK, encoded by the exons ATGTCGACGGTGACATCAACGCCGGCCGCAGCCGCTTATTCTTCGCAATACAATTACTTAAACGGCACATACTTTCCGACGCCGTttcatctccaacaacaaccatCTCAGCCCTACATTGGCCCTGCTCCTCCTGTCTATTCTGCTCCGGTGTCTGTTCCCGGTGTTTACACTTTACCTCAATATCAACAA GCGCAGCAATTATTTCAAAGAGTTGCACAAACTATTACGCCTGAAGCAATTGAGAATGTGAAAGCTGCGCTTGCAAACAGTGAGATTGAGCAAAAAGCTGAGGCCAAAAAGAAAGCTGTGCCTCGAAAGGCGGCAGGGCAGACTTGGGAAGATCCTACCCTTGCAGACTGGCCAGAGA ATGATTACCGTATATTCTGTGGTAACCTTGGGAATGAGGTGAATGATGATGTTTTATTAAAAGCATTTTCAAGATTTCCTTCATTTAACATGGCCAGG GTTGTGAGAGACAAGCGGACTGGTAAGACCAAGGGCTATGGGTTTGTAAGTTTCTCCAACCCTTCAGACCTTGTCACAGCACTCAAAGAAATGAATG GGAAATATGTTGGAAACCGGCCAGTTCAACTTCGAAAGAGTAAGTGGCAAGACAGGATTGATTATGAAGCTttggaaaaacaaaag AATGTGTCTCCGAAGAAACCAAAGTTACCAAAGAAGAGTGTATTGCACAAGTGA